In a single window of the Bacteroidota bacterium genome:
- a CDS encoding amino acid permease: MSSIWRKKSLDHLIADADEGEKGLKRTLTATSLIGLGIGAIIGAGLFVRTAAAAANNAGPSVTIAFIVAAIGCALAGLCYAEFASMIPIAGSAYTYSYATMGELTAWIIGWDLVLEYAVGAATVAIAWSEYFNKLLMFFGPQYEIPYQWCHSPFQESVTGVQGIFNVPAVGILFLLTLLLIRGTQGSALVNNLIVVTKVAIVILFIILGWGFIDGANHVPFIPEPTMVTDSAGVEHHYGGIMGILGAAGVVFFAFIGFDAVSTAAQEAKNPKKDMPIGILGSLAVCTILYVLFSYVLTGLAPVEFFRTKGGEASVTAAITGFMPGYEWLGKFVTVAILAGFSSVILVMLMGQSRVFYTMSRDGLVPKVFSVLHPKHRTPYKSNWIFLVFVGAFAAFVPGDIVGDMTSIGTLFAFMLVCAGVWIMRVKRPDIPRQFKTPLVPLVPILGMLVCGAMIYGLDWPNWLRLGGWMALGMIIYFGYSKSRSILNKDPSSKHGGDITSMQHKEPPHGES; the protein is encoded by the coding sequence ATGTCTTCAATCTGGAGAAAAAAATCACTTGATCACCTGATCGCAGATGCCGACGAAGGTGAAAAAGGACTCAAAAGAACCCTGACCGCGACTTCGTTGATTGGTTTGGGTATCGGAGCCATCATTGGTGCTGGACTTTTTGTGCGAACTGCTGCTGCAGCCGCCAACAATGCCGGTCCCTCGGTCACCATTGCCTTTATTGTTGCGGCAATCGGCTGCGCCTTGGCAGGTCTCTGCTACGCAGAGTTTGCCTCCATGATCCCCATTGCGGGTAGTGCATATACTTATAGTTATGCAACCATGGGCGAACTCACAGCATGGATTATCGGCTGGGACTTGGTTTTGGAATATGCAGTTGGTGCCGCAACCGTGGCCATCGCTTGGAGCGAATATTTCAATAAGCTCTTGATGTTTTTTGGGCCGCAGTACGAAATTCCCTATCAATGGTGTCACTCGCCGTTTCAGGAGAGTGTCACCGGAGTTCAGGGTATTTTCAACGTGCCGGCCGTTGGGATTTTGTTTTTGTTGACGCTCTTGCTCATCCGTGGCACGCAAGGTTCGGCGTTGGTCAACAACCTGATCGTCGTGACCAAGGTCGCGATCGTAATCCTTTTCATCATCCTGGGTTGGGGCTTTATTGACGGAGCCAATCACGTTCCGTTCATTCCCGAGCCAACGATGGTGACCGATAGCGCTGGTGTGGAACATCATTATGGCGGTATCATGGGCATCCTTGGTGCGGCTGGTGTCGTGTTTTTTGCCTTTATCGGTTTTGACGCGGTTTCGACTGCGGCACAGGAAGCAAAAAATCCAAAGAAAGACATGCCGATCGGTATTTTGGGTTCGTTGGCCGTCTGTACCATCCTCTACGTATTGTTTTCCTACGTATTGACGGGGCTAGCACCTGTAGAGTTCTTCCGAACCAAGGGCGGGGAGGCGTCGGTCACTGCAGCAATCACAGGCTTCATGCCGGGCTATGAATGGCTGGGCAAATTTGTGACTGTGGCAATTCTTGCAGGATTCTCGTCGGTGATTTTGGTGATGTTGATGGGCCAAAGCCGCGTGTTTTACACGATGAGCCGTGATGGGCTTGTACCAAAAGTGTTTTCGGTCCTTCACCCCAAGCACCGCACTCCGTACAAAAGCAACTGGATTTTCTTGGTGTTTGTCGGTGCCTTTGCAGCATTTGTTCCAGGTGACATCGTCGGGGATATGACAAGTATCGGCACCTTGTTTGCCTTCATGCTCGTCTGCGCTGGCGTATGGATCATGCGCGTGAAGCGCCCAGACATTCCACGTCAATTCAAAACTCCATTGGTTCCGCTTGTTCCTATTTTGGGCATGCTCGTATGTGGCGCCATGATCTACGGATTGGATTGGCCAAACTGGTTGCGTCTGGGTGGATGGATGGCTTTGGGCATGATCATCTACTTTGGCTACAGCAAAAGCAGGAGCATCCTTAACAAGGACCCATCATCCAAGCACGGTGGCGACATCACCTCGATGCAGCACAAAGAGCCGCCACATGGCGAGTCTTGA
- a CDS encoding DUF2281 domain-containing protein, with protein sequence MSDAEFNLKYSLLPPEMKQQVMDFIDFLKFKHVKAQVDPPKTKREFGSLKGEMYMAPDFDEPLEDFKEYM encoded by the coding sequence ATGTCAGACGCAGAATTCAACCTGAAATATTCCTTGCTTCCTCCCGAAATGAAGCAACAAGTGATGGATTTTATTGATTTCCTAAAGTTCAAACACGTGAAAGCTCAAGTTGATCCTCCGAAGACAAAGAGGGAATTTGGTAGCCTCAAAGGGGAGATGTACATGGCTCCCGATTTTGATGAGCCTTTGGAGGACTTCAAAGAATACATGTGA
- a CDS encoding T9SS type A sorting domain-containing protein, translating into MKIGRILGIWWMLCCASYGLHAQCTVSLGPDTSLCAASFTLVPSLAISTFEDSLEIIYDATQGQTGLVGANKVYMHSGAEMVPFGGWQNTVGNWGQDDGVGQMTNIGANRWRIRILPHAYYNYPANVTPNGIFFVFRNADGTAVGKDNAGNDIWADMQQDPPVSAFGGIQFSWKRDALENLLWSDGSAGSSLAVNAAGTYWVTMTDTAGCMASDTIQVNLGSIPFIDLGQPAICDGNPVTLDAGAGFTSYAWSTGATTQTITLSSAALVTVTVTNSVGCTGIDIVNVPSATAPTAFFTPSVFGFTVQVADGSTGGGDYRWDFDGNGSTDATTPGTTSHAYSTAGTYTITLIVQNFCGVDTFSQAITIGGVGMENPFAGDGKLYPNPAMDRVTLELDLIRGGALTFQLMDGQGRILMTTSSVENPGTFRKELDIQSLPGGIYHIAAVQSGKVVRRSFVKI; encoded by the coding sequence ATGAAAATTGGGCGAATTCTCGGAATCTGGTGGATGCTGTGCTGCGCGAGCTATGGGTTGCATGCACAATGCACGGTCAGTCTTGGCCCCGATACCTCGCTTTGTGCCGCATCATTCACGCTAGTTCCTTCGCTGGCCATTTCGACCTTCGAAGACTCCCTTGAAATCATCTACGATGCCACCCAGGGTCAAACCGGCCTTGTAGGTGCCAACAAGGTCTACATGCACAGCGGTGCGGAAATGGTTCCTTTTGGTGGTTGGCAAAATACTGTCGGCAATTGGGGACAGGACGACGGGGTGGGGCAGATGACCAATATCGGAGCCAATCGCTGGCGAATCCGGATTTTGCCGCATGCCTATTACAATTACCCCGCAAATGTCACGCCCAACGGCATTTTCTTCGTTTTCAGGAATGCCGATGGCACTGCCGTCGGCAAGGACAATGCCGGCAATGATATCTGGGCCGACATGCAACAAGATCCGCCGGTATCGGCCTTTGGCGGGATTCAATTTTCCTGGAAACGCGATGCCCTTGAGAATCTTTTGTGGTCTGACGGATCAGCGGGTTCCTCACTCGCTGTCAATGCCGCCGGAACCTATTGGGTGACAATGACCGATACCGCGGGATGCATGGCTTCTGACACAATTCAAGTGAATCTAGGTTCGATCCCCTTCATCGATTTGGGCCAACCTGCCATCTGCGATGGTAATCCGGTGACATTGGATGCCGGCGCTGGATTCACTTCCTATGCCTGGAGCACGGGCGCAACCACGCAAACCATTACCCTCAGTTCCGCAGCATTGGTGACAGTCACCGTGACCAATTCGGTCGGCTGCACCGGGATCGACATTGTCAATGTCCCTTCAGCCACGGCGCCGACGGCATTTTTCACGCCTTCGGTTTTTGGATTTACGGTCCAAGTCGCCGACGGATCGACAGGTGGCGGTGATTACCGCTGGGATTTCGATGGCAACGGCTCCACGGACGCTACGACTCCCGGCACGACATCCCATGCCTATTCGACGGCGGGGACTTACACGATCACATTGATTGTGCAGAATTTTTGCGGCGTCGACACTTTTTCCCAAGCAATCACAATCGGTGGGGTGGGAATGGAGAATCCATTTGCCGGAGATGGAAAATTGTACCCGAATCCCGCGATGGATCGCGTGACCCTTGAATTGGACCTCATCAGGGGAGGAGCTTTGACCTTTCAGTTGATGGATGGCCAAGGCAGAATCCTAATGACAACATCCTCGGTGGAAAATCCGGGAACTTTCAGAAAAGAACTCGATATTCAATCTTTGCCGGGCGGAATATACCATATCGCCGCAGTGCAGAGCGGAAAGGTAGTTCGGCGTTCGTTCGTCAAAATTTGA
- a CDS encoding T9SS type A sorting domain-containing protein — protein MKRIVLLSLMAFGIACMTQAQAIQLKITVDVAQMANPDCWMNQGVVAGNKVYIHSGLCSSDPQFCSDSICHQGSNIWQNVVGNWGLDDGVGLMTFEGNNKWSITMIPTTYFNQPGATPYTLGLVFRSSDGGFTGKDNTCSDIFIKGINTSTPTVVGCDNQAFAPVTVERTVLAGVKEASYLGGLVMSPNPFRDRLNIDYNLQRKANAFSVKVFNGLGQAVVTLASGSQVPGSHRLTWDGRTATGQNCKNGLYYMVMSDGNQMIATEKMLLMR, from the coding sequence ATGAAACGTATTGTTTTACTCTCCTTGATGGCTTTCGGAATAGCTTGTATGACGCAGGCGCAGGCCATTCAATTGAAAATCACAGTCGATGTCGCCCAAATGGCCAATCCAGATTGTTGGATGAATCAAGGCGTCGTCGCTGGAAACAAGGTGTACATCCATTCGGGCCTCTGTTCATCGGATCCGCAATTTTGCTCCGATTCGATCTGTCATCAAGGCTCCAACATCTGGCAAAATGTCGTGGGCAATTGGGGCTTGGACGACGGCGTCGGCTTGATGACCTTCGAAGGCAACAACAAGTGGAGTATCACGATGATTCCAACCACCTATTTCAACCAACCAGGCGCCACACCCTATACGTTGGGTTTGGTGTTTCGCAGCTCTGATGGAGGCTTCACGGGCAAGGACAATACCTGCAGCGACATCTTTATCAAAGGAATCAATACTTCTACACCGACTGTAGTGGGTTGTGACAATCAGGCATTTGCGCCGGTGACGGTTGAACGCACTGTTCTGGCAGGCGTGAAAGAGGCAAGCTATTTGGGCGGCCTTGTAATGAGCCCCAATCCTTTCCGTGACCGTTTGAACATCGACTACAACCTCCAGAGAAAAGCCAATGCCTTCTCTGTCAAGGTCTTCAACGGACTCGGACAAGCGGTGGTGACGCTTGCAAGCGGCAGCCAAGTGCCCGGTTCGCACCGTTTGACTTGGGACGGACGTACCGCTACAGGTCAAAATTGCAAAAATGGCTTGTACTATATGGTCATGAGCGATGGCAATCAAATGATCGCCACCGAAAAGATGCTGTTGATGCGTTGA
- a CDS encoding T9SS type A sorting domain-containing protein has translation MSVTPNYPTIDDSITIEFDAALGNAALVGVPVVYAHTGVINKFSTDLGDWEHQKSPWDSGDDSTIRMTSLGGNRHRIGFRPRTFYGIGANEEVRALAFVFRNEAGTLAGKNADGTDIVVPIYPSSGFSAIFAAPMERPEVVALGAQLQVNVQANAPGLITVFQDGIPIGQSAGLVQQFAMTIPGNMVGRYDLSFTADNGTTVVRDTLSYVVQPPVNVVNQPTGSRDGINYMNDSTVVLVLLAPYKDYVYVIGDFNDWQMDPAYLMNRTPDGLRYWFELGGLTPAQEYRFQYFVDHQIKIGDPYTEKVLDPFNDNGVNNLVYPNLIDYPDGKTTELVSILQTAKPEYNWQVNNFQRPDNRDLVIYELLVRDFSIRHDYTTIIDSLSYLKTLGINAIELMPTNEFDGNQSWGYGPAFYFAPDKYYGTENKLKEFIDSCHARGIAVIMDGVFNHMFGQSPFLRLYQDRGTGKPAGNNLWFNVDAPHPLGVGYDLNHSSGFTRALVDSAMSYWAQEYRIDGWRLDLSKGFTNTFSGQDIGVWSQYDQSRVDNLQRLATHFWTHNFGKYIILEHLGGNDEETVLANYGMMLWGKASEPYYQSAMGYEQNSDFSWFISHQHRGWTYHNLVGFIESHDEQRAMYQNIMYGNSSTPAHDCSDTTVALKRMAQIAAFWATVPGPKMMWQFQELGYDYPIEFGCRTCPKPIRWNYLQDSRRQLLYKKFAAIINLKTKYPEAFRSGSYDISAWGKQKQIHVNSTAMNVTVAGNFDVVSQNTFTGFQHTGRWYNYMAGDSLEVTDVNMTIALLPGDFRIYTDVRLPKPDLSVTVLPVGVTEDEAPSDMDLTAFPNPFSGSTTLAFRLPKPANVTMEVYDLVGVLVYKMELPKSAAGEQQLTWDGRNALGMRVSAGTYLCKLTADGMQGFKKLVLAD, from the coding sequence GTGTCGGTAACGCCGAACTATCCGACGATCGATGACAGCATCACCATCGAATTTGATGCTGCCCTGGGCAACGCAGCACTCGTGGGCGTGCCGGTGGTGTACGCGCATACGGGCGTGATCAACAAATTCAGCACGGATCTCGGCGATTGGGAACACCAAAAGAGTCCTTGGGATTCTGGCGACGACTCCACGATCCGCATGACTTCATTGGGTGGCAATCGGCATCGTATTGGCTTCAGGCCCAGGACATTTTATGGCATCGGGGCGAATGAAGAAGTGCGTGCGCTTGCCTTCGTTTTTCGGAATGAGGCTGGAACCTTGGCTGGCAAGAATGCAGATGGCACGGACATCGTCGTGCCGATTTACCCATCATCTGGGTTTTCGGCCATTTTTGCAGCCCCGATGGAGCGTCCTGAAGTTGTGGCCTTGGGTGCACAACTGCAGGTGAACGTACAAGCGAATGCACCGGGATTGATCACGGTTTTCCAAGATGGCATTCCCATCGGCCAATCCGCAGGGCTTGTTCAGCAATTCGCGATGACGATTCCGGGGAATATGGTTGGCCGCTACGACTTGAGCTTCACTGCCGACAATGGAACTACGGTCGTTCGGGATACCCTCAGCTATGTGGTACAGCCGCCTGTGAATGTCGTCAATCAGCCTACAGGCAGCCGTGATGGCATCAACTACATGAATGATTCGACGGTCGTCCTTGTCCTGCTCGCGCCTTACAAGGACTATGTCTATGTCATCGGCGATTTTAATGACTGGCAGATGGATCCGGCCTACCTCATGAATCGCACGCCCGACGGGCTTCGCTATTGGTTCGAACTCGGCGGCTTGACGCCTGCCCAGGAGTACCGCTTCCAGTATTTTGTAGATCATCAGATCAAAATAGGGGACCCCTACACCGAGAAAGTCCTGGACCCGTTCAACGACAACGGCGTCAACAACTTGGTTTATCCCAACCTGATCGACTATCCCGATGGAAAAACCACCGAATTGGTCAGCATTCTCCAAACCGCCAAACCAGAATACAACTGGCAAGTCAACAACTTCCAGCGGCCCGACAACCGAGATTTGGTCATTTACGAATTGCTGGTGCGTGACTTCAGCATCCGGCACGACTACACCACGATCATCGATTCGCTCAGCTATTTGAAAACTTTGGGAATCAATGCCATCGAATTGATGCCAACCAATGAGTTTGACGGCAATCAAAGCTGGGGCTACGGCCCGGCCTTCTATTTTGCGCCCGACAAATACTACGGAACTGAAAATAAACTGAAGGAATTCATCGATTCCTGCCATGCAAGGGGCATTGCCGTGATCATGGACGGCGTATTCAACCACATGTTTGGGCAGAGCCCTTTCCTTCGATTGTACCAAGACCGGGGGACTGGCAAGCCTGCGGGGAACAATCTTTGGTTCAATGTCGATGCACCTCATCCTTTGGGAGTAGGGTATGACCTGAATCACAGCAGCGGCTTTACGCGCGCTTTGGTAGATAGCGCGATGAGTTATTGGGCGCAAGAATACCGTATCGACGGTTGGCGCCTGGACTTGTCCAAGGGCTTTACGAACACCTTTTCTGGTCAGGATATTGGTGTTTGGAGCCAATATGACCAAAGCCGTGTAGACAATTTGCAACGCTTGGCCACCCATTTTTGGACGCACAACTTCGGAAAATACATCATTCTGGAGCATTTGGGTGGCAATGACGAGGAAACCGTTCTCGCCAACTATGGCATGATGCTCTGGGGAAAAGCTTCCGAACCCTACTATCAATCCGCCATGGGCTATGAGCAAAATTCGGATTTCAGTTGGTTCATTTCGCATCAACACCGCGGCTGGACCTACCACAATTTGGTCGGTTTTATCGAAAGCCACGACGAGCAACGTGCGATGTATCAAAACATCATGTATGGAAATTCGTCGACACCGGCGCATGATTGCAGCGATACGACGGTTGCCTTGAAGCGCATGGCGCAGATTGCGGCGTTCTGGGCCACGGTGCCGGGCCCCAAAATGATGTGGCAATTCCAGGAGCTTGGGTACGACTATCCTATCGAATTTGGATGTCGCACCTGCCCGAAACCCATTCGTTGGAATTACCTTCAAGATTCGCGTCGCCAATTGTTGTACAAGAAATTTGCAGCGATCATCAACTTGAAGACCAAGTATCCAGAGGCTTTTAGGTCAGGAAGTTATGATATCTCAGCTTGGGGAAAACAGAAGCAGATCCATGTCAACAGCACGGCGATGAACGTCACCGTGGCGGGTAATTTCGACGTGGTGAGCCAAAATACCTTCACCGGCTTCCAACATACAGGCCGTTGGTACAATTATATGGCCGGCGACAGCCTCGAAGTGACCGATGTGAACATGACGATTGCCCTGCTTCCCGGCGATTTCCGGATTTACACCGATGTACGGCTGCCCAAGCCCGACTTGTCGGTGACTGTGTTACCTGTCGGCGTTACGGAAGATGAAGCTCCCTCTGACATGGATTTGACGGCCTTTCCGAATCCGTTTTCGGGGTCCACGACACTTGCTTTTCGGCTTCCCAAACCTGCCAATGTGACGATGGAGGTCTATGATTTGGTCGGAGTTCTGGTGTACAAAATGGAACTGCCGAAGAGTGCCGCCGGTGAGCAACAGCTTACCTGGGACGGCCGGAATGCGCTAGGAATGCGGGTTTCTGCCGGTACCTACCTCTGTAAGTTGACGGCTGACGGGATGCAAGGATTTAAAAAATTGGTACTCGCGGATTGA
- a CDS encoding NUDIX hydrolase, which produces MANTLIQKSSLNPHVSVDCVIFGFGMEELKVLLIERGLPDGQEPSAQPTLMLPGDLVLDTETLDSSALRVLKALTSLDKIYLEQFNAFGDPSRVRKEKDLAWLRSMRENPEARVITVGYYSLVRIDKFKPAPAYYARSAEWYSVSEVPELAFDHNEILESALQRLKNKARVEPIGFELLPKKFTLGQLQKLYEAILGVQLDKRNFRRKILSRGFLIELEEKQLGVPHKPAKLYQFDSTQYENLKGNSFDFLL; this is translated from the coding sequence ATGGCCAATACTTTAATACAAAAATCATCATTAAACCCTCACGTTTCAGTCGATTGCGTGATTTTTGGATTCGGAATGGAGGAACTGAAGGTTTTGTTGATCGAGCGTGGCCTCCCCGATGGACAAGAACCTAGCGCACAACCCACGTTGATGTTGCCTGGCGACCTTGTTTTGGATACGGAAACGCTTGACAGCAGCGCTTTGCGGGTTCTGAAAGCGCTTACCAGCCTCGACAAAATTTATCTAGAGCAGTTCAACGCCTTTGGAGACCCTTCACGCGTGCGAAAAGAAAAGGACTTGGCTTGGCTAAGGTCAATGCGTGAAAATCCGGAAGCAAGGGTCATCACCGTCGGTTATTATTCCTTGGTGCGTATCGATAAGTTCAAGCCGGCACCAGCCTACTATGCCCGCAGTGCCGAGTGGTATTCTGTAAGCGAGGTACCTGAACTTGCATTTGACCACAACGAAATCTTGGAATCCGCCTTGCAACGACTCAAGAACAAGGCACGCGTCGAGCCGATCGGATTTGAGCTTCTACCCAAAAAATTTACCCTTGGTCAACTTCAGAAATTGTACGAGGCCATCTTGGGCGTTCAACTTGACAAGCGGAACTTTCGCCGAAAAATCCTGAGTCGTGGGTTTCTTATCGAGCTGGAGGAAAAGCAATTGGGTGTACCGCATAAGCCGGCCAAGCTGTATCAATTTGACAGCACCCAATATGAAAACCTTAAAGGAAATTCGTTTGATTTCTTGCTTTGA